The Musa acuminata AAA Group cultivar baxijiao chromosome BXJ1-3, Cavendish_Baxijiao_AAA, whole genome shotgun sequence genome window below encodes:
- the LOC135581230 gene encoding protein NAR1-like isoform X1, with the protein MSEKFSPALRLADLNDFIAPSQDCIVSLKAIKSKHDKAENQEKVRSPSQPLQTEAVKISLKDCLACSGCITSAETIMLEKQSLDEFLAHINYGDTVVVSISPQSRASLAAYFDLSPSQVLRKVTTLFKSLGAKAVYDTSCSRDLSLIESCNEFISRYQQHGQSLPMLSSACPGWICYAEKTLGSYILPYISHVKSPQQTIGAAIKHHIVQKFGLKLDNVYHVTVMPCYDKKLEAARDDFSFTIDKGENGRPNSVMTIPEVDSVLTTGEVLDLIQSKSIDFKALKESPLDSMLTNVDKKGHLFGVSGGSGGYAETVFCHAAQKLFGREIQRPIEFRHIRNSDFREVTLEVCFKLSLLLTCFNFMKACICNILLYVILQVDGETVLKFALCYGFRNLQNIVRKIKMGKCDYHFIEVMACPSGCLNGGGQIKPRTGQSTKDLIQQLEILYMQDVELADPFDNPVVQRLYDEWLGQPGSEKAKRFLHTEYHPLVKSTASQLHNW; encoded by the exons ATGTCGGAGAAGTTCTCGCCGGCGCTGCGCCTCGCGGATCTCAACGATTTCATCGCGCCGTCGCAGGACTGCATCGTCTCGCTCAAGGCCATCAAGTCCAAGCACGACAAAGCTGAG AACCAGGAAAAGGTCAGATCACCTAGCCAACCATTGCAGACAGAAGCTGTTAAAATTTCTCTAAAGGACTGTCTGGCATGCAG tGGTTGCATAACTTCTGCCGAGACCATTATGCTTGAGAAGCAAAGTCTGGATGAATTTTTAGCTCACATCAATTATGGGGATACTGTTGTTGTTTCCATCTCCCCCCAATCAAGAGCATCATTAGCAGCTTATTTTGATCTCTCTCCATCCCAG GTTCTCAGGAAAGTAACCACTTTGTTCAAATCTTTGGGAGCAAAAGCTGTTTACGATACTAGTTGCAGTCGAGATTTGTCTCTCATCGAGTCATGTAATGAGTTTATATCGCGGTACCAACAGCATGGACAAAGTCTCCCCATGCTTTCATCTGCCTGTCCAG gTTGGATCTGCTATGCTGAAAAGACACTTGGATCATACATCTTGCCATATATTTCACATGTGAAGAGCCCACAACAAACTATTGGAGCTGCTATCAAGCATCACATTGTGCAAAAATTTGGCCTTAA GCTGGATAATGTCTACCATGTCACAGTGATGCCTTGTTATGATAAAAAACTTGAAGCTGCCAGGGAtgatttttcctttacaatagatAAGGGAGAAAATGGTCGACCCAACTCAGTCATGACGATACCAGAGGTGGATTCAGTTTTGACAACCGGAGAAGTTTTAGACTTGATACAG TCAAAATCTATTGATTTCAAGGCTTTGAAAGAATCTCCTCTAGATAGCAT GTTAACCAATGTTGATAAAAAAGGGCATCTTTTTGGGGTCTCTGGTGGTTCTGGAGGATATGCAGAGACAGTATTTTGCCATGCTGCTCAAAAACTATTTGGAAGAGAAATTCAAAGACCAATTGAGTTCAGACATATCCGCAATTCAGATTTTCGAGAAGTGACATTAGAGGTATGTTTTAAGCTCTCTCTCCTTCTAACTTGTTTCAATTTTATGAAAGCTTGCATTTGTAATATTCTATTATATGTTATTCTTCAGGTGGATGGCGAAACAGTCCTGAAATTTGCACTTTGTTATGGATTTCGAAATCTGCAGAACATTGTAAGGAAGATTAAAATGGGAAAGTGTGACTATCATTTTATTGAGGTTATGGCATGCCCTTCAG GCTGTTTGAATGGGGGAGGTCAAATAAAACCAAGGACTGGTCAGTCTACCAAAGATCTTATCCAGCAATTAGAAATTTTGTATATGCAAGAT
- the LOC135633809 gene encoding pentatricopeptide repeat-containing protein At5g65560-like, whose translation MDCPPASPRGPAPSPLSCMPSLPLPLLPFSPLAQSLLRRLPAHIRMMSSQESSRNDLFRSFVELVKRFPGNAPCSSPPSPAAHALEIGAGPRWPHPFEYAAMIEAYGRTGDADEALRLLREMKDSPCRPDVVCYTAVVDSLASSGRASEALEVFEEMVSSDVAPDTAAFTVLVKLYACCLMQFDAAYEVVRWMVTCGCAPDVVTYSTLIAGLCWAGRVEEALGVLDQMLEEECRPNVYTYTPIVHAYCSRGRVEEAKRLLNTMEVVGCPPNAVAYNVLIEALCKTGAFKEVEKLIKESSLKGWEPDTITYSIYMDGLCKLGRTDKSFEQLEVMREKGLCPNAVTLNILLDGLCRSSKAWEAKCLLEQSAKLEWNPSVVNYNTVMSRLSDVGRWPAVLKLFADMHKKGISANSWTCSIVIHSLSKAGKLRLAESIFDSKGFVANVMSYTTLIHYCYLSGRIHDVHLLYHKMAEENIAPSWITYCVMISCLCREKRYLEAIGCFYRSLRDGYSPDLVAHLMYELVRGGKLKEILNLLEWISRQGTIVDVCIFQRLIKAFCRAGSCKSAKIYDVCYILDRMLQIR comes from the coding sequence ATGGATTGCCCTCCAGCTTCCCCTCGAGGCCCAGCACCATCACCCCTCTCTTGCATGCCCTcgctccctcttcctcttcttcccttctccccgcTCGCTCAATCACTCCTTCGCCGTCTCCCCGCCCACATCCGCATGATGTCGTCGCAAGAATCCTCAAGAAATGATCTTTTCCGAAGCTTCGTTGAGCTCGTCAAGCGCTTCCCCGGGAATGCTCCTTGCTCTTCCCCTCCTTCTCCTGCTGCTCATGCTCTGGAAATCGGCGCTGGGCCTCGATGGCCCCACCCCTTCGAATACGCCGCCATGATCGAGGCCTACGGTCGGACAGGCGACGCCGACGAGGCCCTCCGCCTCCTCCGCGAGATGAAGGATTCGCCTTGCCGCCCCGACGTCGTATGCTACACCGCCGTCGTCGACAGCCTGGCTAGCTCGGGACGCGCCTCCGAGGCCCTGGAGGTCTTCGAGGAGATGGTGTCGTCCGACGTCGCCCCGGACACCGCCGCTTTCACGGTGCTGGTCAAGCTGTACGCTTGCTGCTTGATGCAGTTTGACGCCGCCTACGAGGTCGTTCGGTGGATGGTGACGTGCGGCTGCGCGCCCGACGTGGTCACGTACTCCACGCTCATCGCCGGGTTGTGCTGGGCCGGGAGGGTCGAGGAGGCGTTGGGCGTCCTGGACCAGATGCTGGAGGAAGAATGCCGGCCAAACGTCTATACTTACACTCCGATAGTTCATGCGTACTGCAGCCGCGGCAGGGTAGAAGAAGCGAAGCGATTACTGAACACCATGGAGGTTGTCGGATGCCCTCCCAACGCTGTCGCCTACAACGTTTTGATAGAAGCCCTTTGCAAGACTGGGGCCTTCAAAGAGGTCGAGAAGCTCATAAAAGAGAGTTCTTTGAAGGGTTGGGAGCCTGATACGATCACATACAGTATATATATGGATGGCCTCTGTAAACTGGGGAGAACTGACAAGTCATTTGAGCAATTAGAAGTAATGCGTGAGAAAGGATTGTGTCCCAATGCTGTGACTTTGAATATCCTTCTTGATGGCCTCTGTCGCAGTTCGAAGGCTTGGGAGGCTAAATGCCTGTTGGAGCAGAGTGCCAAATTGGAGTGGAATCCTAGTGTTGTTAACTACAACACTGTGATGAGTAGACTTTCTGATGTTGGGAGATGGCCTGCTGTTCTCAAGCTGTTTGCTGATATGCATAAGAAGGGCATTTCTGCTAACAGTTGGACATGTAGCATTGTGATTCACAGCCTTTCTAAAGCAGGGAAGCTTCGTTTAGCAGAGTCCATCTTTGATAGCAAAGGCTTTGTTGCTAATGTAATGAGTTATACTACTCttattcattattgctatttgtcAGGCAGGATACATGATGTTCACCTTTTATATCACAAAATGGCAGAGGAGAACATCGCTCCAAGTTGGATAACCTACTGTGTAATGATTAGTTGTCTCTGTAGAGAAAAAAGATATTTGGAGGCTATTGGCTGTTTCTATCGATCCCTTAGGGATGGATACTCACCAGATCTAGTTGCACATTTGATGTATGAGCTGGTCCGTGGTGGAAAACTGAAGGAAATTCTAAATCTATTAGAATGGATATCTAGACAGGGAACGATTGTAGATGTGTGTATATTTCAGAGGTTGATCAAGGCATTTTGTAGGGCTGGTTCTTGTAAAAGTGCAAAAATATACGATGTCTGTTATATACTTGACAGAATGCTTCAGATCAGATAA